The Devosia sp. A16 genome includes a window with the following:
- a CDS encoding ABC transporter ATP-binding protein — protein MSPPIVSLDNVSRAFAGGVLALRDVSLEIARSELVAIVGPSGSGKSTMLNIIGTLDRASSGTVAIDGLAVAELGDDDLSALRARRIGFVFQHFHLSPGVSALDNVADGLLYTGTPLGERRERAAAALAEVGLAHRLDHHPHQLSGGEKQRTAIARALARRPLLLLADEPTGALDSASGEGVVELLLGLQRAGTAVVVITHDRELAARFDRQATMRDGQLVEDKRRGAR, from the coding sequence ATGAGCCCGCCGATCGTCTCGCTCGACAACGTCTCGCGCGCCTTCGCCGGCGGCGTCCTGGCGCTGCGCGATGTCAGCCTGGAGATCGCGCGTAGCGAGCTCGTCGCCATTGTCGGGCCCTCCGGCTCGGGCAAATCCACCATGCTCAACATCATCGGCACGCTCGATCGCGCCAGCAGCGGCACGGTGGCCATCGACGGGCTGGCGGTTGCCGAGCTGGGCGACGATGACCTGTCGGCGCTGCGGGCCCGCCGCATCGGCTTCGTGTTCCAGCACTTCCACCTGTCGCCGGGCGTCTCGGCGCTCGACAATGTCGCCGATGGCCTGCTCTATACCGGCACCCCACTCGGCGAACGACGCGAGCGGGCGGCGGCGGCGCTCGCCGAGGTCGGGCTGGCGCATCGGCTCGACCACCACCCGCACCAGCTGTCGGGCGGCGAAAAGCAGCGCACCGCCATCGCCCGCGCCCTGGCGCGCCGCCCGCTGCTGCTGCTGGCCGACGAGCCGACCGGCGCGCTCGACAGCGCCTCGGGCGAAGGCGTAGTTGAGTTGCTGCTCGGGCTCCAGCGGGCCGGCACCGCCGTGGTGGTGATTACCCACGATCGCGAGCTCGCCGCCCGTTTCGACCGGCAGGCCACGATGCGCGACGGCCAACTGGTCGAGGACAAGCGGCGAGGTGCGCGATGA
- a CDS encoding portal protein, producing the protein MSDFANTAAAPVAPPAPAATVPGRSLTRLKQDYLNYLDGKRAEIDEQQEARRYYHGAHWTAKQIKTLNQRKQPVVTYNRLARKINAVVGLLERQRQDPKGYARTPRHEDGAEVATAVLRYVLDEQRWQEKSPIAALNGAVDGIGGLELTLEAGDRGDTEIGFEVVDPAGFFYDPTSTRADFTDAAYMGIGKWADAGELLAAFPDKQREIEASVDLGSELTSNPDSDDKWVTGDEHHRRVRVIDHWYKRGNQWCFAIYTGAAILAEGESYLRDEKRRTISKYVMFSANVDHDGDRYGFFRNMKSAQDEINQRRSKGLHTSQSRRIVIRDGQGLEPEKIRAELARPDGVVVVPVGAEMPQFDDAARGAELNANLGFLEEAKQEIENYGFNPALIGSGIQDMSGRAIALQQQAGVAELGPYLLGYRGWKQRVYRAIWNAVQSLWTAERWIRVTDDEGLGNWLAVNRLAIDPATGVPTITNALGALDVDIILDEGPDTVTMQADTNDSVRQALQAVGPLLQPAVAAAALEVLIETSSMPASAKKKFRDATRQRPQPPNPLEQQAAMLQQQAAMLELEGKALDNRKTEAETAKLRAQAVDIGAERAAEEVEQRIDAVERQDELLSRREEQDARRANRQLELAGRALQLRAAEVRARQGG; encoded by the coding sequence ATGAGCGATTTCGCCAACACCGCGGCTGCGCCAGTCGCGCCCCCTGCCCCAGCGGCCACTGTGCCTGGCCGGTCGCTAACCCGGCTGAAGCAGGATTATCTGAACTATCTCGATGGCAAGCGCGCCGAGATCGACGAGCAGCAGGAAGCGCGGCGCTATTATCATGGGGCGCACTGGACGGCCAAGCAGATCAAGACGCTGAACCAGCGCAAGCAACCCGTCGTCACCTACAATCGCCTGGCGCGCAAGATCAACGCCGTGGTCGGCCTGCTCGAGCGGCAGCGCCAGGACCCCAAGGGCTATGCCCGCACGCCGCGCCACGAGGATGGCGCGGAGGTGGCGACCGCGGTGCTGCGCTATGTGCTCGACGAGCAGCGCTGGCAGGAAAAATCGCCGATCGCCGCGCTCAACGGCGCAGTCGACGGCATTGGCGGGCTCGAGCTGACGCTGGAAGCAGGCGACCGGGGCGACACCGAAATCGGCTTCGAGGTGGTGGACCCCGCGGGGTTCTTCTACGACCCGACCTCGACCCGCGCCGATTTCACCGACGCCGCCTATATGGGGATCGGCAAATGGGCCGATGCCGGCGAGCTGCTCGCTGCCTTTCCCGACAAACAGCGCGAGATCGAAGCCTCGGTGGACCTGGGGAGCGAGCTCACCAGCAACCCGGACAGCGACGACAAATGGGTGACCGGCGACGAGCACCACCGCCGCGTGCGGGTGATCGACCACTGGTACAAGCGCGGCAACCAGTGGTGCTTCGCCATCTATACCGGCGCCGCCATCCTCGCCGAGGGCGAGAGCTACCTGCGCGACGAGAAGCGCCGCACCATTTCGAAATACGTGATGTTTTCGGCCAATGTCGACCACGACGGCGACCGTTACGGCTTCTTCCGCAACATGAAATCGGCGCAGGACGAGATCAACCAGCGCCGCTCCAAGGGACTGCACACCAGCCAGTCGCGCCGCATCGTCATCCGCGACGGCCAAGGGCTGGAGCCCGAGAAGATTCGCGCCGAGCTCGCCCGCCCCGATGGCGTGGTGGTGGTGCCGGTGGGCGCCGAGATGCCGCAATTCGACGATGCGGCGCGCGGCGCCGAGCTCAACGCCAACCTGGGCTTCCTCGAGGAGGCGAAGCAAGAGATCGAGAATTACGGCTTCAACCCCGCGCTGATCGGCTCGGGCATCCAGGATATGTCGGGCCGGGCCATCGCGCTGCAGCAGCAGGCGGGCGTTGCCGAGCTCGGCCCATACCTGCTCGGCTATCGCGGCTGGAAACAGCGGGTCTACCGGGCAATCTGGAACGCGGTACAGAGCCTGTGGACGGCGGAGCGCTGGATCCGCGTCACCGACGACGAGGGCCTGGGCAACTGGCTGGCGGTCAACCGGCTGGCCATCGACCCGGCGACCGGAGTGCCGACGATCACCAATGCGCTCGGCGCGCTCGATGTCGACATCATCCTCGACGAGGGGCCGGATACCGTGACCATGCAGGCCGACACCAACGACTCGGTGCGCCAGGCGCTGCAGGCGGTCGGCCCGCTGCTGCAGCCGGCAGTGGCCGCGGCGGCGCTGGAAGTGCTGATCGAAACCTCCTCGATGCCGGCCTCGGCCAAGAAGAAATTCCGCGACGCGACGCGGCAGCGGCCGCAGCCGCCCAACCCGCTCGAGCAACAGGCGGCGATGCTGCAGCAGCAGGCGGCCATGCTGGAGCTCGAGGGCAAGGCGCTCGACAACCGCAAGACCGAAGCCGAGACGGCAAAGCTCAGGGCGCAGGCGGTCGATATCGGCGCCGAACGCGCCGCCGAAGAGGTCGAGCAGCGCATCGATGCGGTGGAGCGGCAGGACGAGCTGTTGTCCCGTCGCGAGGAGCAGGACGCACGGCGTGCCAACCGACAGCTGGAGCTGGCCGGGCGGGCGCTGCAGTTGCGGGCGGCTGAGGTGCGGGCGCGACAGGGTGGGTAA
- a CDS encoding glycosyltransferase family 2 protein: MRQIYLYDRTFRSATDNTRTPHTTIAPAASAVTGPLVSCLMVTRGDLGRVHLAIEQFNRQTYAPRELVIVCDAVSEALDALVGQAGHNVRLVRASGALSLGELRNLSVAEAQGDLVCQWDDDDLYSADRIAHGVGALLQVGADALFLRQWFMWCPAQQVLVLSRSRMWEGSMIARKAALASYPALSREEDTRMVDAMVPRSSIALLDDPLSYCYCIHGQNTSPGDHMQVLIDTTRPRFRYAEGVAAFAANFAFASHPALGRGEAERIIGSASPRGIRREARRLRLYTTFSPLIRRFRGT, from the coding sequence GTGCGTCAGATCTATCTCTACGACCGGACGTTCCGGTCGGCGACCGACAACACCCGGACGCCACACACCACCATCGCACCGGCGGCGAGCGCGGTGACCGGTCCGCTCGTCTCCTGTCTGATGGTCACCCGCGGCGATCTCGGCCGGGTGCATCTGGCGATCGAGCAGTTCAATCGCCAGACCTACGCGCCGCGCGAACTGGTGATCGTCTGCGACGCGGTGAGCGAAGCACTCGACGCGCTGGTGGGACAAGCCGGCCACAATGTTCGACTGGTGCGGGCCAGCGGTGCGCTCAGCCTCGGAGAATTGCGGAACCTGAGCGTGGCCGAGGCGCAGGGCGATCTCGTCTGCCAATGGGACGACGACGATCTCTACAGCGCAGACCGCATCGCGCATGGCGTGGGCGCGCTGTTGCAGGTGGGAGCAGACGCGCTGTTCCTGCGCCAGTGGTTCATGTGGTGCCCGGCGCAGCAGGTTCTCGTCCTCTCCCGCTCGCGGATGTGGGAAGGTTCGATGATCGCCCGCAAGGCAGCGCTCGCGTCCTACCCCGCCCTGTCGCGCGAAGAAGACACCAGAATGGTGGACGCCATGGTGCCGAGGTCGTCGATCGCGTTGCTCGATGATCCGCTGTCCTACTGCTACTGCATCCACGGGCAGAACACCTCGCCCGGCGACCATATGCAGGTGCTCATCGACACCACGAGGCCGCGCTTCCGCTACGCCGAAGGGGTCGCCGCCTTCGCGGCGAACTTCGCCTTCGCGAGCCACCCTGCACTCGGCCGGGGCGAGGCCGAACGGATCATCGGCTCGGCGAGCCCGAGAGGTATCAGGCGCGAGGCGAGGCGACTGCGGCTCTATACGACGTTCAGCCCGCTCATCCGTCGGTTCCGGGGGACCTAG
- a CDS encoding transglycosylase domain-containing protein gives MLRWRELELIVDAVERILELHPRPANEWGELIARAVVLAEDPRYRRHAGIDAREGLRNAWRRVRRRDTRVRPSIEQRLVRMVRWPREGVLSSEASEVLLALGLARQVSKPDCLWAYLSIADFGWNAAGIQRAAARLDIDLEQLGFGDAAMLAAMLRFPMPRYPDARYGYRLKARTLQIVAMLEKPPR, from the coding sequence ATGCTCCGCTGGCGAGAGCTCGAGCTCATCGTCGATGCGGTCGAACGGATCCTGGAACTGCATCCCCGGCCCGCGAACGAGTGGGGCGAGCTGATTGCACGTGCGGTGGTGCTGGCCGAGGACCCCCGCTATCGCAGACATGCCGGAATCGATGCCCGCGAAGGCTTGCGCAACGCCTGGCGGCGGGTGCGGCGTCGCGATACCCGGGTTCGTCCGAGCATCGAGCAGCGGCTGGTCCGCATGGTGCGCTGGCCGCGCGAGGGCGTCTTGTCGAGCGAGGCGAGCGAAGTGCTGCTGGCGCTGGGGCTGGCGCGGCAGGTCTCCAAGCCCGATTGCCTTTGGGCCTATCTGAGCATCGCCGATTTCGGCTGGAACGCCGCCGGCATCCAGCGCGCCGCCGCCCGCCTCGATATCGACCTCGAACAGCTCGGCTTTGGCGATGCGGCCATGCTCGCCGCCATGCTGCGTTTTCCGATGCCGCGATATCCCGATGCCCGCTATGGCTACCGGCTGAAGGCGCGCACGCTGCAGATCGTCGCCATGCTGGAGAAGCCGCCCCGCTGA
- a CDS encoding phage capsid family protein: protein MSAAVGSLLKDQAKQTGVDPNNPGVYNGRPKISPYMEAEGDQEWFVCFVGARGFRDLKADPVMTAANRDARNREGGDPTKANPLFTGGALVYDGVIYVEIPEITQRLLLKGAGAAGIDVEPVFLCGQGALAYALGQMPRPTTLEDGDYDFVTGMGIEAQYGVGKIAKAPLAAGASATIGSLVDWGMVTGFVAGVGNS, encoded by the coding sequence ATGTCGGCGGCAGTGGGCAGCCTCTTGAAGGACCAGGCCAAGCAGACCGGGGTCGATCCCAACAACCCCGGCGTCTATAACGGCCGGCCCAAGATCAGCCCCTATATGGAGGCCGAGGGCGACCAGGAATGGTTTGTCTGCTTCGTCGGCGCCCGCGGCTTCCGCGACCTCAAGGCCGACCCGGTGATGACCGCCGCCAACCGCGACGCCCGCAACCGCGAAGGGGGCGATCCGACCAAGGCCAACCCGCTCTTTACCGGCGGGGCGCTGGTCTACGACGGGGTGATCTATGTCGAGATCCCCGAGATCACCCAGCGCCTGCTGCTGAAGGGCGCCGGCGCCGCGGGGATCGATGTCGAGCCGGTGTTCCTCTGTGGCCAGGGCGCGCTCGCCTATGCCCTCGGCCAGATGCCGCGGCCCACGACGCTGGAAGACGGCGACTACGACTTCGTCACCGGCATGGGCATCGAGGCCCAGTACGGCGTCGGCAAGATCGCCAAGGCCCCGCTGGCGGCGGGAGCCTCGGCCACCATCGGCAGCCTCGTCGACTGGGGCATGGTGACCGGGTTCGTCGCCGGGGTGGGGAACAGCTAA
- a CDS encoding ABC transporter permease → MSPLPPARLLPVDILRLAAYGLRARPLRVVLSALGIAIGIAAMIAVVGISTSSRAQLNQLLQQLGTNLLSASPGTSLFGEAATLPPESVSMLGRIPEVREVSAIGALADARIYRSNRIPASQSGGLAVYAARLDLLETLGATVAAGTWLNDATARYPAVVLGARAATRLGIGRGLIGQPVWVGGRWFTVVGILAPVSLVPMLDLSALIGWPAGERYLDFDGDITTLYVRAEPAAVDTVRGLLAATANPEAPNEVDVSRPSDALAAEAAADLAFTGLLLGLGAVALLVGGIGVANTMVISVLERRAEIGLRRSQGATRGHIRLQFLGEALLLALLGGGSGVIIGALVTAGYARLQGWPVDIPAWVPLGGMAATLLIGAVAGLYPAIRAARLAPTEALSAS, encoded by the coding sequence ATGAGCCCCTTGCCGCCGGCCCGGCTGCTTCCCGTCGATATCCTCCGCCTCGCCGCCTACGGGCTCAGGGCTCGGCCGCTGCGTGTCGTGCTCTCGGCGCTGGGCATCGCCATCGGCATCGCCGCGATGATCGCGGTGGTCGGCATTTCCACATCGAGCCGCGCCCAGCTCAACCAGTTGCTGCAGCAACTGGGCACGAACCTGCTCAGCGCCAGCCCCGGCACCTCGCTGTTCGGCGAAGCCGCGACCCTGCCGCCCGAATCGGTTTCGATGCTCGGCCGCATTCCTGAGGTGAGGGAGGTCAGCGCCATCGGCGCGCTGGCCGATGCGAGGATCTATCGCAGCAACCGCATCCCCGCGAGCCAGTCGGGCGGCCTCGCCGTCTATGCGGCGCGGCTCGACCTGCTCGAAACCCTCGGCGCCACCGTCGCTGCCGGCACCTGGCTGAACGACGCCACGGCGCGCTACCCGGCGGTGGTGCTCGGCGCCCGCGCCGCCACCCGGCTCGGCATCGGCCGCGGGCTGATCGGCCAGCCGGTCTGGGTCGGCGGCCGCTGGTTCACCGTGGTCGGCATCCTCGCGCCGGTGTCGCTGGTGCCCATGCTCGATCTCAGCGCCCTGATCGGCTGGCCGGCCGGCGAGCGCTATCTCGATTTCGACGGCGACATCACAACGCTCTATGTCCGCGCCGAGCCAGCGGCGGTGGATACCGTGAGGGGCCTGCTTGCCGCCACCGCCAACCCCGAGGCGCCCAACGAGGTCGACGTGTCGCGCCCCTCCGATGCGCTGGCCGCCGAAGCCGCCGCCGACCTCGCCTTCACCGGGCTGTTGCTCGGGCTCGGGGCGGTGGCGCTGCTGGTGGGCGGCATCGGCGTCGCCAACACCATGGTGATCTCCGTGCTGGAGCGCCGCGCCGAGATCGGCCTCCGCCGCTCGCAGGGGGCGACGCGCGGCCATATCCGCCTGCAGTTCCTGGGCGAAGCACTGCTGCTGGCGCTGCTCGGGGGCGGCAGCGGCGTCATCATCGGCGCGCTGGTGACCGCGGGCTACGCCCGGCTGCAGGGTTGGCCGGTCGATATCCCGGCGTGGGTGCCGCTCGGCGGCATGGCGGCAACGCTGCTGATCGGCGCGGTTGCCGGGCTTTATCCGGCGATCCGCGCCGCCCGCCTGGCCCCGACGGAGGCGCTGAGCGCCTCGTAA
- a CDS encoding sensor histidine kinase, which yields MTRLLKFLGFPWTIRTRLSLLYAGAFFVAGVALIVAIYLYLGVVLDRQFSIRLVNDAAPGAEGQMGAPGVLPPRELMDEAGRISVLVRQARLNTLDTMLMVSLALVGFLTVLAGLIGWLVAGQALRPLRDITATARRVADRSLHERIALDGPKDEIRDLADTLDQMLERLDRSFDSQRRFVANASHELRTPLTITRTLIEVALLEAGADDKLRQLGTTLLAVNQRHEKLTDGLLTLASSEQRGDFHPVGLSDIAGHLVTELRPIADKAGVRLETALQPGMVEGDAFLIERLIQNLLENAIQYNLGENGWVRVSTAVSGKAVELTVENTGPVVPGYEVPGLFEPFRRLASTERLAGTGRAPITRGAGLGLSIVRSVAQTHGGAAEATPREDGGLVVQVRFPAAGSHLGNIEPQTRHPPSP from the coding sequence ATGACGCGGCTCCTCAAATTCCTCGGCTTTCCCTGGACCATCCGCACCCGGCTGAGCCTGCTCTATGCCGGCGCCTTCTTCGTCGCCGGGGTGGCGCTGATCGTCGCCATCTACCTTTATCTCGGCGTGGTGCTCGACCGGCAGTTCAGCATCCGGCTGGTCAACGACGCCGCTCCGGGGGCCGAGGGCCAGATGGGGGCGCCGGGCGTGCTGCCGCCGCGCGAGCTGATGGACGAGGCGGGGCGCATCAGCGTGCTGGTCCGGCAGGCCCGGCTGAACACGCTCGACACCATGCTGATGGTGTCCCTGGCGCTGGTCGGCTTTCTCACCGTGCTCGCCGGCCTCATCGGCTGGCTGGTGGCGGGCCAGGCGCTGCGCCCGCTGCGCGACATCACCGCCACGGCACGACGGGTGGCCGACCGGAGCCTGCATGAACGGATCGCGCTCGATGGCCCCAAGGACGAGATCCGGGATCTCGCCGATACGCTCGATCAGATGCTGGAGCGGCTCGACCGCTCCTTCGACAGCCAGCGCCGTTTCGTCGCCAATGCCAGCCATGAGCTGCGCACCCCGCTCACCATCACCCGCACGCTGATCGAGGTAGCGCTGCTCGAGGCCGGCGCGGACGACAAGCTGCGCCAGCTCGGCACCACGCTGCTCGCCGTCAACCAGCGCCACGAGAAGCTGACCGATGGGTTGCTGACCCTCGCCAGCAGCGAGCAGCGCGGCGATTTCCATCCGGTCGGGCTCAGCGACATTGCCGGCCATCTCGTCACCGAACTCCGCCCCATCGCCGACAAGGCCGGCGTGCGGCTCGAAACCGCCTTGCAGCCGGGCATGGTGGAAGGCGACGCCTTCCTCATCGAGCGGCTGATCCAGAACCTTCTCGAAAATGCCATCCAGTACAATCTCGGTGAGAACGGCTGGGTCCGGGTGAGCACCGCCGTGAGCGGCAAAGCCGTGGAACTCACGGTCGAAAACACCGGCCCGGTGGTGCCGGGCTATGAGGTTCCCGGGCTGTTCGAACCGTTCCGCCGGCTCGCCTCCACCGAGCGCCTCGCCGGCACTGGCCGCGCCCCGATCACCCGCGGCGCTGGCCTCGGCCTCTCCATCGTCCGCTCGGTCGCCCAGACCCATGGCGGCGCGGCGGAGGCAACGCCGCGTGAGGACGGGGGGCTGGTGGTGCAGGTACGGTTTCCGGCGGCGGGCTCGCATCTGGGCAACATCGAGCCGCAAACTCGGCACCCACCTTCCCCTTGA
- a CDS encoding GIY-YIG nuclease family protein has protein sequence MHKTYFVYLLASRRNGTLYTGVTNDLMGRVAQHREHVVAGFTSKYDVTRLVWFEPHDSIEAAITREKQIKTWQRAWKIELFRDLNPNWDDLFPSLGKGIW, from the coding sequence GTGCACAAAACCTACTTCGTCTACCTGCTCGCCTCGCGGCGAAACGGGACGCTCTACACCGGCGTCACCAACGACCTGATGGGTCGTGTCGCGCAACATCGCGAGCACGTCGTCGCCGGCTTTACCAGCAAGTACGATGTCACCCGGCTGGTGTGGTTCGAGCCACACGACTCGATCGAGGCAGCCATCACGCGAGAAAAGCAGATCAAGACGTGGCAGCGTGCTTGGAAGATCGAGCTGTTCCGGGACCTGAACCCGAATTGGGATGACCTGTTTCCTTCGCTTGGCAAGGGCATCTGGTAG
- a CDS encoding phage capsid family protein has translation MALSPNHPNNEVIKFRQDVAYDFLRSSRFDPYMGDDSTSVIVRMSDLEADGKEIRVPLVTQLSGDGVGAGTLRGNEEQIDSYGMPLWADWARNAVANNRAQNKESSFSVRSTARSLLRGWSKRIVRDDLVDALLSIPTSAMQAGRFGNPGNRVNGIKWSAATAGNKNAWVTANPDRVVFGSALSNYSTTFATAVGNVERPATRCRRQWAAS, from the coding sequence ATGGCTCTTTCTCCCAACCACCCCAATAATGAAGTGATCAAGTTCCGCCAGGATGTCGCCTATGACTTCCTGCGCTCGTCGCGCTTCGACCCCTATATGGGCGACGACTCCACCTCGGTGATCGTGCGCATGTCGGACCTCGAGGCCGACGGCAAGGAAATCCGCGTGCCGCTCGTCACCCAGCTCTCGGGCGATGGCGTCGGCGCCGGGACGCTGCGCGGCAACGAAGAGCAGATCGACAGCTACGGCATGCCGCTCTGGGCCGACTGGGCCCGAAACGCCGTGGCCAATAACCGGGCGCAGAACAAGGAGAGCTCGTTCTCGGTGCGCTCCACCGCCCGCAGCCTGTTGCGCGGCTGGTCCAAGCGCATCGTCCGTGACGACCTGGTCGATGCGCTGCTGTCGATCCCCACTTCGGCGATGCAGGCCGGCCGCTTCGGCAACCCCGGCAACCGCGTCAACGGCATCAAGTGGTCGGCGGCGACCGCCGGCAACAAGAATGCCTGGGTCACCGCCAACCCCGACCGCGTGGTGTTCGGCTCGGCGCTCTCCAACTACTCGACCACCTTCGCCACCGCGGTGGGCAATGTCGAGCGACCAGCGACAAGATGTCGGCGGCAGTGGGCAGCCTCTTGA
- a CDS encoding terminase family protein — MPAANSATKGATSSAAHPEALRIALHPKQWVAFGSAATEILYGGAAGGGKSHLMRQAAISWCAEIAGLQVYLFRRIREDLSKNHMEGPSGFRALLAGWVECGFVTIVEDEIRFWNGSKIYLCHCKDEKDRFKYQGAEMHVLLIDELTHFTEVIYRFLRNRVRMTGIAVPDKYRGRFPRILCGANPGGVGHQFVKTTFIDAAAPLEIQRTSAAEGGMLRQFIPARLEDNPTLTTEDPTYEARLEGLGSAALVNAMRHGDWDIIDGAFFDCWQTRLHVVEPFGIPADWAKFRSGDWGSARPFSFGWWAIVGDDTRHPVSGVLLPRGALIRYREWYGCEPGKPNKGLKLTAEQVGKGLAQRETETVGLGVLDPAALAEDGGPSIASRITLGSGDKRIFFRGADNKRVSQRGAMGGWDMLRQRFVGTTLDEDGKPNSEGRPMIYCFSTCRDSIRTIPMLRHDPARPEDLDTDMEDHAADDWRYAAMSRPWVRTRPTTEPQLRRSGYAAVSGGATPGDWQSY, encoded by the coding sequence ATGCCCGCAGCGAACAGCGCGACGAAGGGAGCGACAAGTAGCGCCGCACATCCCGAGGCCCTGCGCATTGCGCTCCACCCCAAGCAGTGGGTGGCGTTCGGCTCGGCGGCGACCGAAATTCTTTATGGCGGGGCGGCGGGGGGCGGCAAGTCGCATCTGATGCGGCAGGCGGCGATCAGCTGGTGCGCCGAGATCGCCGGGCTGCAGGTCTACCTGTTTCGCCGCATCCGCGAGGACCTGAGCAAGAACCACATGGAGGGCCCGTCGGGCTTTCGGGCGCTGCTCGCCGGCTGGGTGGAATGCGGTTTCGTCACGATCGTCGAGGACGAGATCCGCTTCTGGAACGGCTCGAAGATCTATCTCTGCCACTGCAAGGACGAGAAGGACCGCTTCAAGTACCAGGGCGCCGAGATGCACGTGCTGCTGATCGACGAGCTGACCCATTTCACCGAGGTGATCTACCGGTTCCTGCGCAACCGCGTGCGGATGACCGGCATTGCGGTGCCCGATAAGTATCGCGGGCGCTTCCCGCGCATCCTCTGCGGCGCCAACCCCGGCGGGGTCGGGCACCAGTTCGTCAAGACCACCTTCATCGATGCGGCGGCGCCGCTCGAAATCCAGCGCACCAGTGCGGCCGAAGGCGGCATGCTGCGCCAGTTCATTCCGGCGCGGCTCGAGGACAACCCGACGCTCACCACCGAGGACCCGACCTATGAGGCGCGGCTCGAGGGGCTGGGCAGCGCCGCCCTGGTCAATGCCATGCGGCACGGCGACTGGGACATCATCGACGGCGCCTTCTTCGATTGCTGGCAGACGCGGCTGCATGTCGTCGAGCCCTTCGGTATTCCGGCGGACTGGGCGAAGTTCCGCTCAGGCGACTGGGGCAGCGCCCGGCCGTTCTCGTTCGGCTGGTGGGCGATCGTCGGGGATGACACCCGGCACCCGGTGAGCGGCGTGCTGCTGCCGCGCGGCGCACTGATCCGCTATCGCGAGTGGTATGGGTGCGAACCCGGCAAGCCCAACAAGGGGCTGAAGCTCACCGCCGAACAGGTGGGCAAGGGCCTCGCCCAGCGTGAGACCGAAACGGTTGGGCTGGGCGTGCTCGACCCGGCGGCCCTTGCCGAGGATGGCGGGCCCTCGATCGCGAGCCGCATTACGCTCGGCTCGGGCGACAAGCGCATCTTCTTTCGCGGCGCCGACAACAAGCGGGTGTCGCAGCGCGGAGCCATGGGCGGCTGGGACATGCTGCGCCAGCGCTTCGTCGGCACCACGCTCGACGAGGATGGCAAGCCCAACTCGGAGGGGCGGCCGATGATCTATTGCTTTTCCACCTGCCGCGACTCGATCCGCACCATCCCGATGCTGCGGCACGACCCGGCGCGGCCCGAAGATCTCGACACCGACATGGAAGACCACGCTGCCGACGACTGGCGCTATGCCGCGATGTCTCGCCCCTGGGTGCGGACCCGGCCGACGACCGAGCCGCAGCTGCGGCGGTCGGGGTACGCGGCAGTGAGCGGCGGTGCGACGCCGGGTGACTGGCAGAGTTATTGA
- a CDS encoding response regulator transcription factor: protein MRVLVVEDERQLADSIAEGLRLHAMAVDVAYDGAAGLDRALVNEYDVLVLDRDIPLVSGDEVCATLVESHSPTRILMLTAATAVAQRVAGLGLGADDYLTKPFAFAELVARVQALGRRARPAIPPVLERSGLRLDPHRRSVARDGRPVELSKKEFAVLKELLRADGGVVSAEQLLEKAWDEQIDPFSGVVRFTVMNVRKKLGEPQLIETVPGVGYRLK from the coding sequence TTGCGCGTATTGGTGGTTGAAGATGAGCGGCAGCTGGCGGATTCGATCGCCGAAGGCCTGCGCCTCCATGCCATGGCGGTGGATGTCGCCTATGACGGGGCCGCCGGGCTCGATCGGGCGCTGGTCAACGAGTACGACGTGCTGGTGCTCGATCGCGATATCCCGCTGGTGTCAGGCGACGAGGTCTGCGCCACGCTGGTCGAAAGCCATTCCCCTACCCGCATCCTGATGCTCACCGCCGCCACCGCCGTGGCGCAGCGGGTGGCCGGGCTCGGGCTCGGCGCCGACGATTACCTCACCAAGCCCTTCGCCTTTGCCGAGCTGGTGGCCCGCGTGCAGGCGCTTGGCCGCCGCGCCCGGCCGGCCATCCCGCCGGTGCTCGAGCGCTCCGGCCTGCGCCTCGATCCGCATCGCCGCAGCGTCGCCCGTGACGGGCGGCCGGTGGAGCTGTCGAAAAAGGAGTTCGCCGTGCTCAAGGAGCTGCTGCGTGCCGATGGCGGCGTCGTCTCGGCGGAGCAGTTGCTCGAGAAGGCCTGGGACGAACAGATCGACCCGTTCTCGGGGGTCGTGCGTTTCACCGTGATGAACGTGCGGAAGAAACTCGGCGAGCCGCAGCTGATCGAAACGGTGCCGGGCGTGGGGTACCGGCTCAAATGA